A stretch of Sphingomonas sp. JUb134 DNA encodes these proteins:
- a CDS encoding S10 family peptidase, with protein sequence MSIGVRFLVALLLCSSAAATAQGAAEPKVERGRAGAEDHKDKMKEQAEAGWAIPPVEEQEARSKGRVTVGGRSLGYTATAGTLTVRDIEGKPTASMFYTAYTLDGTKPGTRRPITFFYNGGPGSPTFWLHMGSFAPVRLKTTNPEFIKPAPYDFGPNGETLLDKTDMVFLDAIGAGYSRPLGDAKPEAFYGVDEDADVFAKAILRYVTKNGRWNSPKFLFGESYGTLRSGALAYQLQDRGMALNGVVLLSSIMNYGYRQPGLDQLYLNYLPSFAATAWYHRKLPNPPADVATAVAQARAFAVGPYAAALAKGQTISPAEEDAIAEQMSQLIGLSPAFIKQANLRVDLARFQKELLRDRRQTIGRFDSRYTGIDPDAAGERPETDASSDAISGAFIATFHDYVTHTLGYKTEMPYRLSAREAAGWTWNWQHKAPGRGFGAQNNPNTALDLGAAMRANPYLKVLSLNGYYDMATPFFGTENDLGHMMLERSQQGNLSFRYYPAGHMTYVNPEALHQMKVDLAGWYDEAVEAASSPVPPQAPSLSAGEPGQGPN encoded by the coding sequence ATGTCGATCGGTGTCAGGTTTCTCGTCGCCCTGCTGCTTTGCTCTTCCGCCGCAGCGACTGCCCAGGGGGCTGCAGAGCCCAAAGTGGAGCGCGGGCGCGCGGGGGCCGAGGATCACAAGGACAAGATGAAGGAGCAGGCCGAGGCAGGCTGGGCCATTCCACCAGTCGAGGAGCAGGAAGCACGATCCAAGGGCCGGGTGACGGTCGGCGGCCGGTCGCTCGGTTATACGGCGACCGCCGGTACGCTCACCGTGCGCGACATCGAGGGCAAGCCGACAGCCAGCATGTTCTACACCGCCTACACGCTCGACGGGACCAAGCCCGGCACCAGACGCCCGATCACCTTCTTCTACAACGGCGGCCCCGGCAGCCCGACCTTCTGGCTGCACATGGGCTCCTTCGCCCCCGTTCGCCTGAAGACCACCAACCCGGAGTTCATCAAGCCGGCGCCTTATGATTTCGGGCCCAATGGCGAGACGCTGCTCGACAAGACGGACATGGTGTTTCTGGACGCGATCGGCGCGGGCTATTCCCGGCCGCTCGGCGATGCGAAGCCCGAGGCTTTCTACGGTGTCGACGAGGATGCCGACGTGTTCGCCAAGGCGATCCTGCGCTATGTGACGAAGAACGGACGCTGGAACAGCCCCAAGTTCCTGTTCGGCGAAAGCTACGGCACGTTGCGATCGGGGGCGCTCGCCTATCAACTCCAGGATCGGGGCATGGCGCTGAACGGCGTGGTGCTGCTCTCCTCGATCATGAACTACGGCTATCGCCAGCCGGGACTCGACCAGCTGTACCTGAACTATCTTCCGAGCTTTGCAGCGACCGCCTGGTACCACCGCAAGCTGCCCAACCCGCCTGCCGACGTGGCAACGGCCGTCGCCCAGGCACGCGCCTTTGCGGTCGGACCCTATGCCGCGGCGCTGGCCAAGGGGCAGACCATCTCGCCCGCGGAAGAAGACGCGATCGCCGAGCAGATGAGCCAGCTGATCGGACTCTCGCCAGCGTTCATCAAGCAGGCAAACCTCCGCGTCGACCTCGCGCGCTTCCAGAAGGAGTTGCTGCGCGACCGGCGGCAGACCATCGGCCGGTTCGACTCCCGCTACACCGGGATTGATCCGGACGCGGCCGGCGAACGGCCGGAAACCGATGCCTCATCGGACGCGATCAGCGGCGCGTTCATCGCGACCTTCCACGATTACGTGACCCATACGCTCGGCTACAAGACGGAGATGCCCTACCGGCTGAGCGCCCGAGAGGCCGCCGGCTGGACGTGGAACTGGCAGCACAAGGCCCCGGGACGCGGCTTTGGCGCGCAGAACAACCCCAACACGGCGCTGGACCTGGGCGCGGCGATGCGCGCGAACCCGTATCTGAAAGTGCTGTCGCTGAACGGGTACTACGACATGGCAACGCCGTTCTTCGGGACCGAAAACGACCTGGGGCACATGATGCTGGAGCGGTCGCAGCAGGGGAACCTCTCGTTCCGCTACTATCCCGCCGGGCACATGACCTATGTGAACCCGGAAGCGCTGCACCAGATGAAGGTCGACTTGGCGGGCTGGTACGACGAAGCGGTCGAGGCGGCGAGCAGCCCCGTGCCGCCGCAGGCGCCATCGCTTTCCGCAGGCGAGCCCGGGCAAGGGCCGAACTGA
- a CDS encoding family 43 glycosylhydrolase — protein sequence MTYRMLSHHCRSALAGAAIALLLSATAGVAQDVPSVFAGADPSAMVAEGKMWIYPTGGDGLQAWSTTDRRNWKKDPLLRLRDIRWTEADGAPVHYLWAPDMVLDRGRYYFYYSIGPQNPTPSRLGVAVCSSPAGPCTDSGKPLLTGGDGFEAIDPTVFIDPKSGRRLLYAGGSAGAKLRVFELAPNMVTIAREVPVEQPPHFTEGAFVHERNGIYYLSYSHGRWNRSDYSVHYATASSPIGPWQYRGAILTADAKYKGPGHHSFVRDPKTGEWLIVYHRWEGQTGDGPYAGERRVAIQPIRYDASGLIQPVKMSD from the coding sequence ATGACGTACAGGATGCTTTCCCACCACTGTCGTAGCGCGCTTGCAGGCGCCGCGATCGCCCTGCTCCTCTCAGCCACGGCGGGTGTGGCGCAGGACGTTCCGTCGGTCTTTGCGGGGGCCGACCCCTCGGCCATGGTGGCCGAAGGCAAGATGTGGATCTATCCCACTGGCGGGGACGGCCTCCAGGCCTGGTCCACGACGGACCGGCGGAACTGGAAGAAGGACCCGCTGCTGCGGCTGAGGGACATTCGCTGGACCGAGGCGGACGGCGCGCCGGTGCACTACCTCTGGGCGCCCGACATGGTCCTCGATCGCGGCCGCTACTATTTCTACTATTCGATCGGCCCGCAGAACCCGACGCCGAGCCGACTGGGCGTGGCCGTCTGCTCCAGCCCTGCCGGCCCCTGCACTGACAGCGGCAAGCCGCTGCTGACGGGCGGCGACGGCTTCGAGGCGATCGACCCCACCGTGTTCATCGACCCGAAATCCGGACGCCGGCTGCTCTATGCAGGGGGAAGTGCCGGTGCGAAGCTGCGGGTGTTCGAGCTAGCCCCGAACATGGTGACGATCGCACGCGAGGTGCCGGTCGAGCAGCCGCCGCACTTCACCGAGGGCGCCTTCGTGCACGAGCGGAACGGCATCTACTATCTTTCGTACAGCCACGGCCGGTGGAACCGCTCGGACTATTCCGTCCATTACGCGACGGCATCCTCGCCGATCGGGCCGTGGCAGTATCGCGGCGCGATCCTGACGGCCGATGCCAAGTACAAGGGCCCCGGGCACCACAGTTTCGTGCGGGATCCGAAAACGGGCGAGTGGCTAATCGTCTACCACCGTTGGGAAGGGCAAACCGGCGATGGCCCCTATGCCGGGGAACGCCGGGTCGCGATCCAGCCGATCCGCTATGATGCGTCGGGGCTGATCCAGCCGGTCAAGATGAGCGACTGA
- a CDS encoding response regulator, with protein MTAPQRILIVEDEPLIAMMLEDFLDILGKSVAGTADCVSDALSRIEEGGIDAAILDVNLRGGEKSWPIADALAAAGIPFVLATGGSGDAVEPTHRDRPVLPKPFTMDGVEKALTELG; from the coding sequence ATGACAGCTCCCCAGCGTATCCTCATCGTCGAGGACGAGCCCCTGATCGCGATGATGCTCGAGGATTTCCTCGACATCCTCGGCAAGTCCGTCGCCGGCACCGCCGATTGCGTCAGCGATGCGCTGTCCCGGATCGAGGAGGGCGGCATCGATGCCGCGATCCTCGACGTCAATCTGCGCGGCGGTGAGAAGAGCTGGCCGATCGCGGACGCGCTCGCCGCTGCCGGCATCCCGTTCGTGCTTGCCACCGGCGGGTCCGGCGACGCGGTGGAGCCCACGCACCGCGACCGCCCGGTGTTGCCCAAGCCGTTCACCATGGACGGCGTGGAGAAGGCGCTTACCGAGCTCGGCTAA
- the recA gene encoding recombinase RecA, whose amino-acid sequence MAANLKVIDSKMAATNDKAAGERQKALDAALAQIDRAFGKGSAMKLGQKEAMQVEAISTGSLGLDIALGVGGLPRGRVIEVYGPESSGKTTLALHVIAEAQKNGGTAAFVDAEHALDPVYAKKLGVNIDELIVSQPDTGEQALEITDTLVRSNAIDVLVVDSVAALVPRAEIEGEMGDSHVGLQARLMSQSLRKLTGSISRSRCMVIFINQLRMKIGVMYGNPETTTGGNALKFYASVRLDIRRTGQIKDREDIIGNSTRVKVVKNKVAPPFKQVEFDIMYGEGISKIGEILDLGVKAGLVEKAGAWFSYDSVRIGQGRENAKTFLKENDELRDRLERAIRARTEKVAEEMMTGPDAEDDGDDL is encoded by the coding sequence ATGGCGGCAAACCTCAAGGTGATCGACAGCAAGATGGCAGCGACCAACGACAAGGCTGCGGGCGAGCGGCAGAAGGCGCTCGACGCAGCGCTCGCGCAGATCGACCGCGCGTTCGGCAAGGGTTCGGCGATGAAGCTGGGCCAGAAGGAAGCCATGCAGGTCGAGGCGATCTCGACCGGTTCGCTCGGCCTCGACATCGCGCTTGGCGTCGGCGGCCTGCCGCGCGGCCGTGTGATCGAGGTCTATGGTCCGGAAAGCTCGGGCAAGACCACGCTCGCGCTCCACGTGATTGCAGAGGCGCAGAAGAACGGCGGCACCGCCGCGTTCGTCGACGCCGAGCATGCGCTTGATCCCGTCTATGCCAAGAAGCTGGGCGTCAACATCGACGAACTGATCGTCTCGCAGCCGGATACCGGCGAGCAGGCGCTGGAGATCACCGACACGCTGGTGCGGTCGAACGCGATCGACGTGCTGGTGGTGGACTCGGTGGCGGCACTGGTGCCGCGCGCGGAGATCGAGGGCGAGATGGGCGACAGCCACGTCGGCCTCCAGGCCCGCCTGATGTCGCAGTCGTTGCGCAAGCTGACCGGCTCGATCAGCCGCTCGCGCTGCATGGTGATCTTCATCAACCAGCTGCGCATGAAGATCGGCGTGATGTACGGCAATCCGGAGACGACGACGGGCGGCAATGCGCTCAAGTTCTACGCGTCGGTCCGCCTGGACATCCGCCGCACCGGCCAGATCAAGGACCGCGAGGACATCATCGGCAACTCGACGCGGGTGAAGGTCGTCAAGAACAAGGTCGCCCCGCCGTTCAAGCAGGTCGAGTTCGACATCATGTACGGTGAGGGTATCTCCAAGATCGGCGAGATCCTCGACCTGGGCGTGAAGGCCGGATTGGTGGAAAAGGCCGGCGCCTGGTTCAGCTACGACTCGGTCCGCATCGGGCAGGGGCGCGAGAACGCCAAGACCTTCCTCAAGGAGAATGACGAACTCCGCGACCGCCTGGAGCGCGCGATCCGTGCGCGTACGGAAAAGGTCGCCGAGGAAATGATGACCGGCCCCGATGCCGAGGACGACGGCGACGATCTCTGA